In Bactrocera oleae isolate idBacOlea1 chromosome 3, idBacOlea1, whole genome shotgun sequence, a genomic segment contains:
- the LOC106619851 gene encoding malectin-A, with the protein MPPNSTLNTPVLLWYVCVLLTCFCPSLVLGNLKVIYAVNAGGQEHTDKHGIHYSADPLHGRIGTASDYGNHLLLIGRVPEQDEVLYRTERYHTATFGYTLPIDGDGEYALIMKFCEVYFNEPNKKVFDVILNNKHTVVKELDIFHQVGRGTAHEEYVYFIISNDRLYYKDEQSDIRNGVVRLDFIKGHYDNPKINAFALLKGDVANIPRLPPTSDDILPIDSDMAVFNDRVSAEGGGSSEISSDHIPENQQRSKDVPSSIDDDIFDEDEDNEEESWTKKRKVSGPRQPDPYSMDDSSVMLPVFIAIGAFIPLLFCLCKL; encoded by the exons ATGCCACCGAATTCTACATTGAACACCCCGGTATTGttatggtatgtgtgtgtgcttctgACCTGCTTTTGTCCAAGCCTGGTACTGGGGAACCTCAAGGTCATTTATGCTGTGAACGCTGGGGGTCAAGAACATACTGACAAACATGGCATACATTACAGTGCTGATCCGTTACACGGACGTATTGGAACAGCTTCCGATTATGGTAATCATCTGCTATTGATAGGACGTGTGCCGGAACAAGATGAAGTGCTTTATCGCACTGAACGCTATCATACAGCAACATTCGGCTATACATTGCCAATAGACGGAGATGGAGAGTATGCGTTGATAATGAAATTCTGTGAAGTCTATTTTAATGAGCCAAATAAAAAG gtCTTTGATGTGATTCTGAACAACAAACATACTGTAGTAAAGGAATTGGATATATTTCATCAAGTGGGCCGTGGTACTGCTCATGAAGAGTATGTTTATTTCATCATCTCTAATGACCGCCTATACTACAAAGATGAACAATCGGACATACGGAATGGTGTAGTCCGCTTAGATTTCATTAAAGGCCATTATGATAATCCAAAAATCAATGCCTTTGCGTTACTCAAAGGTGATGTGGCAAATATCCCTCGATTGCCGCCCACATCGGATGATATTCTCCCAATAGATTCCGATATGGCAGTTTTTAACGATCGTGTCTCTGCGGAGGGTGGCGGCAGCAGCGAAATTTCATCTGACCACATACCGGAAAACCAACAACGTAGTAAAGATGTGCCGTCTTCAATAGATGATGATATATTTGATGAAGATGAAGATAATGAAGAAGAATCATGGACAAAAAAACGTAAGGTTAGTGGTCCACGGCAGCCAGACCCATACTCCATGGATGATTCTTCAGTTATGTTGCCAGTGTTCATAGCGATTGGTGCGTTTATACCATTGCTCTTTTGTCTCTGCAAGTTGTGA